The proteins below are encoded in one region of Winogradskyella helgolandensis:
- a CDS encoding HAD family hydrolase — MEVDYNNIKVVGFDADDTLWVNETYFRDAEEEVGQLLSHYETPNKIDQELFRMEIVNLPTYGYGVKGFILSMIELAVELSNGTVSNAIISKILTIGKDMINKPIELLDGVEEVLKVLSKDYRLIVATKGDLLDQERKLEKSGLLKYFHHIEVLSEKHETNYTQLLKRLDIEPESFLMVGNSLKSDILPLVKIGSQAIHVPFHTTWQHEKVTEKEANGSDYKTVNSLTEILDFFNS; from the coding sequence GTGGAAGTAGATTACAACAACATAAAAGTAGTAGGCTTCGATGCTGATGACACACTGTGGGTTAACGAAACCTATTTTAGAGATGCGGAAGAAGAAGTTGGTCAGTTATTGTCACATTATGAAACGCCAAATAAAATAGATCAGGAGCTGTTTCGGATGGAAATTGTAAATCTTCCAACCTACGGTTATGGTGTAAAAGGGTTTATTTTATCAATGATTGAATTGGCTGTAGAATTATCTAACGGAACAGTTTCTAATGCTATTATTTCTAAAATATTAACCATAGGTAAGGATATGATTAATAAACCGATTGAGTTGTTAGATGGAGTAGAAGAGGTGTTAAAAGTGTTGTCTAAAGATTACAGATTAATTGTTGCAACAAAAGGAGACTTGTTGGACCAAGAACGAAAATTAGAAAAATCGGGATTGTTAAAATACTTTCATCATATAGAAGTATTAAGTGAAAAGCACGAAACTAATTACACACAATTGTTAAAGCGATTAGATATTGAACCAGAATCGTTTTTGATGGTTGGAAATTCATTGAAATCCGATATTTTACCTTTAGTAAAAATTGGATCTCAAGCTATTCACGTGCCATTTCATACCACTTGGCAACATGAAAAAGTTACTGAAAAAGAAGCAAACGGTTCTGACTATAAAACGGTTAACAGTTTAACGGAAATTTTAGATTTTTTTAATTCATAA
- a CDS encoding DUF4126 domain-containing protein, with protein sequence MMTETILSIFLGIGLSASVGFRVFLPLFALSLAAYFNVWELNESWQWIGSTAAVITLGIATLVEIVAYYIPIVDNALDTIAIPLATIAGTAVMVSTVADLSPVITWALAIIAGGGTAAAVKSSASATRLGSTVSTAGFGNPVVSTLETGTSVVMSIVSIFLPILAVILVLFIFYLIYKLYKKLRSN encoded by the coding sequence ATTATGACAGAGACAATTCTAAGTATTTTTTTAGGTATCGGACTCTCGGCTTCCGTGGGTTTTAGAGTCTTTTTGCCATTGTTTGCTTTAAGTTTAGCTGCCTATTTTAATGTATGGGAACTCAATGAGTCTTGGCAATGGATTGGTAGTACAGCCGCAGTTATTACTTTAGGTATAGCAACTTTAGTCGAAATTGTAGCGTATTATATCCCTATAGTAGATAATGCTTTAGATACGATTGCAATTCCTTTAGCAACTATTGCTGGTACTGCCGTCATGGTGTCTACGGTTGCAGATTTGAGTCCGGTAATTACTTGGGCCTTAGCAATTATCGCAGGAGGAGGTACTGCGGCAGCCGTAAAAAGTTCTGCAAGTGCAACACGTTTGGGGTCAACAGTATCTACTGCTGGTTTCGGGAATCCGGTAGTCTCAACCCTTGAAACAGGAACGTCTGTTGTAATGTCCATAGTCTCAATATTTTTGCCCATTTTGGCTGTAATTCTAGTCTTATTTATATTTTATTTGATTTATAAACTCTATAAAAAGTTGCGTTCAAATTGA
- a CDS encoding ATP-dependent DNA helicase produces MISNASAFYSLIKSKFPFTPTSKQDMVLMQLSQFLFDSNKNSIYLLKGYAGTGKTSIIGTIVSNLWQAKKSAVLLAPTGRAAKVISNYSKKEAFTIHKKIYFPKKDKGGGVNFVIQPNKHRNTIFIVDEASMISDTPSDTKSFDSSSLLDDLMQYVYSGHECKLLLIGDKAQLPPVKSDLSPALDENNLSLTYSKDVVGIELDEVVRQEQDSGILSNATELRAVLESSFYESFKFDLNGFTDSVRLIDGYEIMDAINDAYSADGYEETAIIVRSNKRANAYNQQIRQRILFNESELSSGDYLMVVKNNYFWLKPTSEAGFIANGDIIEVLEIFSIKELYGFRFAEVKLRMVDYPNMTPFETVLLLDTIDVESASLSYEESNRLYQEVSKDYEEEPSKYKRFLGVKNNKFFNALQVKFSYAITCHKSQGGQWNTIFVEQPYLPNGMDRDYIRWLYTAITRAKEKLYLIGFKDEMFVEKNDFLD; encoded by the coding sequence ATGATTTCTAATGCTTCTGCATTCTATTCGCTAATAAAATCTAAGTTTCCATTTACGCCAACTTCTAAGCAAGATATGGTGTTAATGCAGTTATCTCAATTCCTTTTTGATAGTAATAAGAATTCGATTTACTTATTAAAAGGATACGCAGGAACTGGAAAAACAAGCATCATTGGTACCATTGTTTCTAATTTATGGCAAGCAAAAAAAAGTGCTGTTTTATTGGCTCCAACAGGTAGAGCTGCTAAAGTAATTTCAAATTATTCTAAAAAGGAAGCTTTTACTATTCATAAAAAGATTTATTTCCCTAAAAAAGATAAAGGAGGCGGTGTTAATTTCGTGATTCAACCTAATAAGCATCGTAATACTATTTTTATTGTAGATGAAGCGTCAATGATTTCTGATACTCCTTCAGATACAAAATCATTTGATAGTAGTTCTTTGTTGGACGATCTCATGCAATATGTATATTCTGGTCATGAATGTAAATTGCTTTTAATTGGTGATAAAGCGCAATTGCCACCTGTAAAATCAGATTTAAGTCCTGCCTTAGATGAAAATAACCTCAGTTTAACATATAGTAAAGACGTTGTTGGTATTGAATTAGATGAAGTGGTACGACAAGAACAAGATTCAGGAATTTTAAGCAATGCAACAGAACTTAGAGCGGTTTTAGAATCTAGTTTTTATGAGAGTTTTAAATTCGATTTAAACGGATTTACAGATAGTGTACGTTTAATAGATGGCTATGAAATTATGGATGCCATTAATGATGCGTATAGTGCAGATGGTTATGAGGAAACGGCAATTATAGTGAGGAGTAACAAGCGTGCTAATGCCTATAATCAACAAATTAGACAACGTATTTTGTTTAATGAATCTGAATTATCATCTGGTGATTATTTAATGGTTGTAAAGAATAATTATTTTTGGCTGAAACCTACTAGCGAAGCTGGTTTTATTGCTAATGGTGATATTATAGAAGTCTTGGAGATTTTCAGCATTAAAGAGTTATACGGTTTTAGATTTGCGGAAGTAAAATTACGAATGGTAGATTATCCCAATATGACACCTTTTGAAACCGTTTTACTTTTAGATACGATTGATGTAGAAAGTGCTTCTTTAAGTTACGAAGAGTCCAACAGATTGTACCAAGAAGTCTCTAAAGATTATGAAGAAGAACCTTCCAAATACAAACGCTTTTTAGGGGTTAAGAATAATAAATTCTTTAATGCCTTGCAAGTAAAGTTTTCTTATGCGATTACATGTCATAAGTCTCAAGGTGGACAATGGAACACCATATTTGTAGAGCAACCGTATTTGCCAAATGGCATGGATAGAGATTATATTCGTTGGTTATATACTGCAATTACTAGAGCCAAAGAAAAACTTTATTTAATTGGATTTAAAGACGAAATGTTTGTAGAGAAGAATGATTTTTTAGACTAA
- the kdsB gene encoding 3-deoxy-manno-octulosonate cytidylyltransferase — MKIISMIPARYSASRFPGKLMQNLAGKSVILRTYEATVATKLFSEVYVVTDSDIIFNEIVNNGGKAIMSIKEHESGSDRIAEAVAHIDCDIVINVQGDEPFTEGESLAKVIDVFKDDTEKEIDLASLMVEITDIEEINNPNTVKVIVDQQNFALYFSRSPIPFPRDAKVGARYFKHKGIYAFRKEALLEFTVLPMQFLEASEKIECIRYLEYGKRIKMVETKIQGVEIDTPEDLEKAKRLWK; from the coding sequence ATGAAAATTATATCCATGATTCCTGCACGTTATAGTGCTTCTCGATTTCCAGGGAAATTGATGCAGAATTTAGCAGGTAAATCTGTAATTCTTAGAACTTATGAAGCTACTGTGGCCACTAAATTATTTAGTGAAGTCTATGTAGTGACAGATAGTGATATCATTTTTAATGAAATTGTTAATAATGGTGGAAAAGCCATAATGAGCATAAAAGAACACGAATCTGGAAGTGACCGAATCGCAGAAGCTGTGGCACATATAGATTGTGATATTGTAATCAATGTACAAGGAGATGAACCATTTACGGAAGGTGAAAGTTTAGCAAAGGTAATCGACGTTTTTAAAGATGACACAGAAAAGGAAATTGATTTAGCATCTTTAATGGTTGAAATTACAGATATAGAAGAAATCAATAATCCAAATACGGTAAAAGTTATAGTCGATCAGCAGAATTTTGCATTGTATTTTTCACGAAGCCCAATTCCATTTCCTAGAGATGCTAAGGTTGGTGCGCGTTATTTTAAACACAAAGGAATTTATGCTTTTAGAAAAGAAGCCTTATTAGAGTTTACGGTTTTACCAATGCAATTTCTTGAAGCTTCGGAAAAAATTGAATGTATCAGATATTTAGAATACGGAAAACGTATTAAAATGGTAGAAACCAAAATACAAGGTGTAGAAATTGACACACCAGAAGATTTAGAAAAAGCAAAACGTTTGTGGAAGTAG
- a CDS encoding CatA-like O-acetyltransferase translates to MRILDKHTWNRHAHFEFFNTFEDPYFGVTFKVDVTKAYEFSRSNEVSFFVKYLHATMQAINEIENFKYRINESNEVVVFDTIHASATILRPNKTFGFSFVNYDEDILKFQTNFLKEKERIFNSDDLFPPIDSMGCIHCSSLPWVNFTGHKEPFKGEKDSVPKLAFSKMENLGSKKEMQIAINVNHALVDGYHVGLFNERLQFHLNSQ, encoded by the coding sequence TTGAGAATACTAGATAAACATACTTGGAACAGACATGCTCATTTTGAGTTTTTTAACACTTTTGAAGACCCTTATTTTGGGGTTACCTTTAAAGTAGATGTTACTAAAGCTTATGAGTTTTCGCGTTCTAATGAGGTGTCTTTTTTTGTAAAATATTTGCATGCTACAATGCAAGCTATTAATGAAATTGAGAATTTTAAATATAGAATAAACGAATCTAACGAGGTGGTTGTATTTGATACTATTCATGCATCAGCAACCATCTTAAGACCGAATAAAACCTTTGGGTTTTCCTTTGTAAATTATGATGAAGATATTCTGAAATTTCAAACTAATTTTTTAAAAGAAAAAGAACGAATTTTTAATTCTGATGATTTGTTTCCTCCCATAGATTCTATGGGTTGCATTCATTGTTCATCTTTACCTTGGGTAAATTTTACAGGTCATAAAGAACCCTTTAAAGGGGAAAAAGATTCCGTTCCTAAATTAGCATTCAGTAAAATGGAAAATTTAGGTTCAAAAAAAGAAATGCAGATCGCTATTAATGTCAACCATGCTTTGGTAGATGGCTATCATGTTGGACTTTTTAATGAAAGGTTACAATTTCATTTAAATAGTCAATAA
- the rsmD gene encoding 16S rRNA (guanine(966)-N(2))-methyltransferase RsmD gives MRIISGLYKGRRITAPKKLPVRPTTDMAKEALFNILNNQYYFDDISVLDLFSGTGNISYEFASRGTEQITAVDENFGCIKFINETAEAFDMTISTVKSDVFKFLEKSKQKHSIIFADPPYDFDLEAFSKIPELVFKNELLEDEGVLVVEHSKHTDLSQLEHYSHSKGYGGNMFSFFDYTTKS, from the coding sequence ATGCGCATTATTTCCGGATTATATAAAGGCAGACGTATCACAGCTCCCAAAAAATTACCTGTTAGACCAACAACAGATATGGCAAAGGAGGCATTATTTAATATCTTAAATAATCAATATTATTTTGATGATATTTCCGTATTGGATTTGTTCTCTGGAACAGGAAATATAAGCTATGAATTTGCATCACGAGGCACAGAACAAATTACGGCTGTAGATGAAAATTTTGGTTGTATCAAATTTATAAATGAAACTGCTGAAGCTTTTGACATGACTATCAGCACTGTTAAAAGTGATGTTTTTAAATTTCTAGAAAAATCGAAGCAAAAGCATTCGATAATATTTGCTGACCCTCCTTATGATTTTGATTTGGAGGCTTTTTCTAAAATTCCTGAATTAGTATTTAAAAATGAACTTTTAGAGGACGAAGGAGTGTTAGTTGTTGAGCATTCAAAACATACGGATTTAAGTCAATTAGAACATTACTCACATTCTAAAGGCTATGGAGGTAATATGTTTAGCTTTTTCGATTATACAACTAAAAGCTAA
- the dnaX gene encoding DNA polymerase III subunit gamma/tau, translating into MEHFVVSARKYRPQTFKDVVGQQAITNTLLNAIENNHLAQALLFTGPRGVGKTTCARILSKMINSDGNTSEDEDFAFNIFELDAASNNSVDDIRSLTDQVRIPPQVGKYKVYIIDEVHMLSQAAFNAFLKTLEEPPKHCIFILATTEKHKIIPTILSRCQIFDFKRITVSDAKEYLKYIAKEQGINAEDDALHIIAQKADGAMRDALSIFDRVVSFSGKNLTRQAVTENLNVLDYETYFTSTDLILENKIPDLLVQFNTIISKGFDGHHYIAGLASHFRDLMVCKNPTTIPLLEVGEDTSLKYMEQSKKTTHSFLMEGIRLANDCDLKYKTSKNQRLLVELTLMQLASITFDGEKKNLKHFIIPPSYFKARGITPIPVTKPKTEVEKPNEQPTVAKEKLVPKAAVSAVKEPVSIPKISINQPKKSTSGLSLRSIREKKEHQLRQMDVVIDEDNLPKEPVTQEALTEAWKDYTKTMDQKGEKIMASILQMDMPKLDGTTIYLTYSNNTNKIELERAEFPLMAFLKKKLLNYDLKLDITVNEEVAKKYAFTPLEKYEKLKEKNPNIEVLRQMFGLDV; encoded by the coding sequence ATGGAACACTTTGTAGTATCGGCCCGTAAATACAGACCACAAACCTTTAAGGATGTTGTAGGTCAGCAGGCTATTACAAATACTTTACTCAATGCCATTGAAAACAATCACTTAGCTCAAGCTTTATTATTTACAGGTCCAAGAGGAGTTGGTAAAACTACCTGTGCTCGTATTTTGTCTAAAATGATAAATAGTGATGGCAACACAAGTGAGGACGAAGATTTTGCTTTTAATATTTTTGAATTGGATGCCGCTTCTAATAACTCCGTTGATGATATTAGAAGTTTAACAGATCAAGTTCGTATTCCTCCGCAAGTTGGAAAATACAAAGTATATATTATTGATGAGGTACACATGTTATCTCAAGCCGCTTTTAATGCCTTTTTAAAGACTTTAGAAGAGCCACCAAAGCATTGTATTTTCATTTTAGCAACGACTGAAAAGCATAAAATCATACCAACCATATTATCGCGTTGTCAGATTTTTGATTTTAAACGTATAACGGTTTCTGATGCTAAAGAGTACTTAAAATACATAGCCAAAGAACAAGGTATAAATGCTGAAGACGATGCGCTTCATATTATTGCTCAAAAAGCAGATGGTGCCATGCGAGATGCACTATCTATTTTTGATCGTGTGGTTAGTTTTTCGGGTAAAAACCTAACAAGACAAGCTGTTACAGAGAATCTAAACGTTCTAGACTATGAAACGTATTTCACGAGTACAGATTTAATTTTAGAGAATAAGATTCCAGATTTACTAGTTCAGTTTAATACCATTATTTCTAAAGGTTTTGATGGTCATCATTATATCGCAGGATTGGCCTCTCATTTTAGAGATTTAATGGTTTGTAAGAATCCAACAACCATTCCATTATTAGAAGTTGGTGAAGACACCAGTCTAAAATATATGGAACAATCCAAGAAAACAACGCATAGTTTTTTGATGGAAGGCATTCGGCTTGCCAATGACTGTGATCTTAAATATAAAACAAGTAAGAATCAACGCTTACTTGTTGAATTAACACTTATGCAACTTGCCTCTATCACTTTTGATGGAGAAAAAAAAAATCTTAAGCACTTCATAATTCCACCTTCGTATTTTAAAGCAAGAGGTATAACTCCAATTCCTGTTACAAAACCGAAGACTGAAGTAGAAAAACCTAATGAACAACCTACGGTTGCGAAAGAAAAATTAGTGCCGAAAGCAGCGGTTTCTGCCGTAAAGGAACCTGTTAGTATTCCAAAAATATCTATAAATCAACCTAAAAAGTCAACCTCTGGTTTATCCCTAAGAAGTATTAGAGAAAAGAAAGAGCATCAATTACGTCAAATGGATGTAGTAATTGATGAAGACAACTTGCCAAAAGAACCTGTAACCCAAGAGGCGCTAACCGAAGCCTGGAAAGACTACACCAAAACAATGGATCAGAAAGGTGAAAAAATTATGGCTTCTATTTTACAAATGGATATGCCAAAATTAGATGGTACCACCATATATTTAACCTATTCCAATAATACCAATAAGATAGAATTAGAACGTGCTGAGTTTCCTTTAATGGCATTTTTAAAGAAAAAATTACTTAATTACGATCTAAAATTAGATATTACCGTTAACGAAGAGGTTGCAAAAAAATATGCTTTCACACCTTTAGAAAAATACGAAAAGTTAAAAGAAAAAAATCCTAATATTGAAGTGTTGCGGCAGATGTTTGGGTTAGATGTTTAA
- a CDS encoding DUF3822 family protein, with protein sequence MKINDIKELSIQINLNGLSFCILNRSQNIIEFIKTIPFEVKSTPTDILNHLKAELSSNSVFSEDFNAVLVIHQNELATLVPEELYNAEHKADYLKFNSKILRNDFITEDDIAVNKSVNVYVPYVNINNYIFETFGEFVYKHASSVLINSHLQHVEVNEDPIVYININKSTVEVLVVEKNKLQLFNVFEYYSKEDFIYYILFVYEQLKLDVESTSIELSGNIEKDDDLFSILYTYIRHVNFIEKDYSFSFSTTIDRRYLHKHFLILNSF encoded by the coding sequence TTGAAAATAAACGATATTAAAGAACTGTCCATTCAAATTAATTTGAATGGGCTTTCTTTTTGTATACTAAATAGAAGTCAAAATATTATTGAGTTTATTAAAACAATTCCGTTTGAAGTAAAATCAACGCCTACTGACATTCTTAATCACTTAAAAGCGGAACTGAGTAGTAATTCTGTTTTCTCGGAAGATTTTAACGCTGTTTTAGTGATTCATCAAAATGAGTTGGCAACATTAGTGCCCGAGGAACTTTATAATGCTGAGCATAAGGCCGACTATTTAAAATTCAATTCAAAAATACTTCGAAACGATTTTATTACAGAAGATGATATTGCTGTAAATAAAAGCGTGAATGTATATGTTCCTTATGTAAATATTAATAATTACATTTTTGAAACGTTTGGTGAATTTGTTTATAAACACGCCTCAAGTGTTCTTATAAATTCCCATTTACAACATGTAGAAGTTAATGAAGACCCAATTGTTTATATCAATATAAATAAAAGTACTGTTGAAGTTTTAGTGGTAGAAAAAAACAAGCTTCAACTATTCAATGTTTTTGAATATTACAGTAAAGAAGATTTTATCTATTATATTTTATTTGTGTATGAACAATTAAAACTAGATGTAGAATCCACTTCAATTGAATTAAGTGGAAACATAGAAAAGGACGATGATCTTTTCAGCATACTTTATACCTACATAAGACATGTAAATTTTATTGAAAAAGACTATAGTTTTTCATTTTCTACAACAATAGATAGACGTTATTTGCATAAACATTTCCTAATCTTAAATTCTTTTTAA